A region of Larimichthys crocea isolate SSNF chromosome X, L_crocea_2.0, whole genome shotgun sequence DNA encodes the following proteins:
- the LOC104927123 gene encoding erythroblast NAD(P)(+)--arginine ADP-ribosyltransferase-like isoform X4: protein MAPNSVDDMYDGCKENIKVQTEYLQDEKNKDMIFKNAWDEAEQHNRKLYGSNELKKEEIIAIYVYTLSGDELYADFNNAVRSQKSEYKTTFGYHALHFYLTSALQKLDEEQKAKGRECLTSYRGVDKKFSQDVSGKEFRFGSFTSSSAGYKIAIAFGRKSCFKIETCYGADISLYSKFPDEKEVLIPPYEVFKVIKIEKRSEEKSLPCEVVYEVQSTRKTLSNMNCALYTHIYMYIYISVGICLFVCVCLACYCIFFNKSSTCHLRSINFELFQITHTDSDMLIQNEMV from the exons ATGGCTCCAAACTCTGTTGATGACAT GTACGATGgctgcaaagaaaacatcaagGTGCAAACTGAATACCTGcaggatgagaaaaacaaagacatgatatttaaaaatgcCTGGGACGAGGCAGAGcaacacaacagaaaactgTATGGTAGCAATGaactgaagaaagaagagattATTGCGATTTATGTTTATACCTTAAGTGGGGATGAATTATATGCTGATTTCAATAATGCAGTTCGTTCACAGAAATCTGAGTACAAGACCACATTTGGGTATCACGCACTTCACTTTTACCTGACCAGTGCCCTTCAAAAACTCGATGAGGAGCAAAAAGCTAAAGGAAGAGAATGTCTCACTAGTTACCGTGGAGTTGACAAAAAATTTAGCCAAGATGTTTCTGGCAAGGAGTTTCGGTTTGGTTCTTTTACCTCAAGCAGTGCTGGGTATAAAATAGCTATAGCATTTGGAAGAAAGTCATGCTTTAAGATTGAGACATGCTACGGAGCTGACATTTCACTGTACTCTAAATTTCCAGATGAAAAAGAAGTGCTCATTCCTCCTTATGAGGTCTTTAAAGTCATAAAGATTGAGAAGAGATCTGAGGAGAAGAGTCTTCCGTGTGAGGTGGTCTACGAAGTGCAAAGCACAAGAAAAACATTGTCAAATATGAATTGTgctctctacacacacatatatatgtatatatatataagtgtgggtatttgcttgtttgtgtgtgtttgtctggcatgctattgcattttttttaacaaaagctCAACATGTCATTTGAGAAGTATCAACTTCGAGTTGTtccaaataacacacacagactcagacaTGCTCATTCAAAATGAAATGGTTTGA
- the LOC104927123 gene encoding erythroblast NAD(P)(+)--arginine ADP-ribosyltransferase-like isoform X1 — MAVMAVMAAWAAVLMTYGVSFAKDSETGSDDVLPLDMAPNSVDDMYDGCKENIKVQTEYLQDEKNKDMIFKNAWDEAEQHNRKLYGSNELKKEEIIAIYVYTLSGDELYADFNNAVRSQKSEYKTTFGYHALHFYLTSALQKLDEEQKAKGRECLTSYRGVDKKFSQDVSGKEFRFGSFTSSSAGYKIAIAFGRKSCFKIETCYGADISLYSKFPDEKEVLIPPYEVFKVIKIEKRSEEKSLPCEVVYEVQSTRKTLSNMNCALYTHIYMYIYISVGICLFVCVCLACYCIFFNKSSTCHLRSINFELFQITHTDSDMLIQNEMV, encoded by the exons ATGGCGGTGATGGCAGTGATGGCAGCATGGGCAGCAGTGCTAATGACATATGGAGTGTCTTTTGCTAAG gaCTCTGAAACTGGGTCAGATGATGTCCTTCCACTGGATATGGCTCCAAACTCTGTTGATGACATGTACGATGgctgcaaagaaaacatcaagGTGCAAACTGAATACCTGcaggatgagaaaaacaaagacatgatatttaaaaatgcCTGGGACGAGGCAGAGcaacacaacagaaaactgTATGGTAGCAATGaactgaagaaagaagagattATTGCGATTTATGTTTATACCTTAAGTGGGGATGAATTATATGCTGATTTCAATAATGCAGTTCGTTCACAGAAATCTGAGTACAAGACCACATTTGGGTATCACGCACTTCACTTTTACCTGACCAGTGCCCTTCAAAAACTCGATGAGGAGCAAAAAGCTAAAGGAAGAGAATGTCTCACTAGTTACCGTGGAGTTGACAAAAAATTTAGCCAAGATGTTTCTGGCAAGGAGTTTCGGTTTGGTTCTTTTACCTCAAGCAGTGCTGGGTATAAAATAGCTATAGCATTTGGAAGAAAGTCATGCTTTAAGATTGAGACATGCTACGGAGCTGACATTTCACTGTACTCTAAATTTCCAGATGAAAAAGAAGTGCTCATTCCTCCTTATGAGGTCTTTAAAGTCATAAAGATTGAGAAGAGATCTGAGGAGAAGAGTCTTCCGTGTGAGGTGGTCTACGAAGTGCAAAGCACAAGAAAAACATTGTCAAATATGAATTGTgctctctacacacacatatatatgtatatatatataagtgtgggtatttgcttgtttgtgtgtgtttgtctggcatgctattgcattttttttaacaaaagctCAACATGTCATTTGAGAAGTATCAACTTCGAGTTGTtccaaataacacacacagactcagacaTGCTCATTCAAAATGAAATGGTTTGA
- the LOC104927123 gene encoding erythroblast NAD(P)(+)--arginine ADP-ribosyltransferase-like isoform X3: MECLLLSLTLQYVSSDPAFTQDSETGSDDVLPLDMAPNSVDDMYDGCKENIKVQTEYLQDEKNKDMIFKNAWDEAEQHNRKLYGSNELKKEEIIAIYVYTLSGDELYADFNNAVRSQKSEYKTTFGYHALHFYLTSALQKLDEEQKAKGRECLTSYRGVDKKFSQDVSGKEFRFGSFTSSSAGYKIAIAFGRKSCFKIETCYGADISLYSKFPDEKEVLIPPYEVFKVIKIEKRSEEKSLPCEVVYEVQSTRKTLSNMNCALYTHIYMYIYISVGICLFVCVCLACYCIFFNKSSTCHLRSINFELFQITHTDSDMLIQNEMV; encoded by the exons ATGGAGTGTCTTTTGCTAAG TTTGACTTTGCAATATGTGTCAAGTGATCCAGCATTTACACAG gaCTCTGAAACTGGGTCAGATGATGTCCTTCCACTGGATATGGCTCCAAACTCTGTTGATGACATGTACGATGgctgcaaagaaaacatcaagGTGCAAACTGAATACCTGcaggatgagaaaaacaaagacatgatatttaaaaatgcCTGGGACGAGGCAGAGcaacacaacagaaaactgTATGGTAGCAATGaactgaagaaagaagagattATTGCGATTTATGTTTATACCTTAAGTGGGGATGAATTATATGCTGATTTCAATAATGCAGTTCGTTCACAGAAATCTGAGTACAAGACCACATTTGGGTATCACGCACTTCACTTTTACCTGACCAGTGCCCTTCAAAAACTCGATGAGGAGCAAAAAGCTAAAGGAAGAGAATGTCTCACTAGTTACCGTGGAGTTGACAAAAAATTTAGCCAAGATGTTTCTGGCAAGGAGTTTCGGTTTGGTTCTTTTACCTCAAGCAGTGCTGGGTATAAAATAGCTATAGCATTTGGAAGAAAGTCATGCTTTAAGATTGAGACATGCTACGGAGCTGACATTTCACTGTACTCTAAATTTCCAGATGAAAAAGAAGTGCTCATTCCTCCTTATGAGGTCTTTAAAGTCATAAAGATTGAGAAGAGATCTGAGGAGAAGAGTCTTCCGTGTGAGGTGGTCTACGAAGTGCAAAGCACAAGAAAAACATTGTCAAATATGAATTGTgctctctacacacacatatatatgtatatatatataagtgtgggtatttgcttgtttgtgtgtgtttgtctggcatgctattgcattttttttaacaaaagctCAACATGTCATTTGAGAAGTATCAACTTCGAGTTGTtccaaataacacacacagactcagacaTGCTCATTCAAAATGAAATGGTTTGA
- the LOC104927123 gene encoding erythroblast NAD(P)(+)--arginine ADP-ribosyltransferase-like isoform X2 yields the protein MAVMAIWAVVLISYGFSTGIALDSETGSDDVLPLDMAPNSVDDMYDGCKENIKVQTEYLQDEKNKDMIFKNAWDEAEQHNRKLYGSNELKKEEIIAIYVYTLSGDELYADFNNAVRSQKSEYKTTFGYHALHFYLTSALQKLDEEQKAKGRECLTSYRGVDKKFSQDVSGKEFRFGSFTSSSAGYKIAIAFGRKSCFKIETCYGADISLYSKFPDEKEVLIPPYEVFKVIKIEKRSEEKSLPCEVVYEVQSTRKTLSNMNCALYTHIYMYIYISVGICLFVCVCLACYCIFFNKSSTCHLRSINFELFQITHTDSDMLIQNEMV from the exons ATGGCAGTGATGGCAATTTGGGCAGTGGTGCTAATCTCTTATGGTTTTTCTACAGGAATTGCATTG gaCTCTGAAACTGGGTCAGATGATGTCCTTCCACTGGATATGGCTCCAAACTCTGTTGATGACATGTACGATGgctgcaaagaaaacatcaagGTGCAAACTGAATACCTGcaggatgagaaaaacaaagacatgatatttaaaaatgcCTGGGACGAGGCAGAGcaacacaacagaaaactgTATGGTAGCAATGaactgaagaaagaagagattATTGCGATTTATGTTTATACCTTAAGTGGGGATGAATTATATGCTGATTTCAATAATGCAGTTCGTTCACAGAAATCTGAGTACAAGACCACATTTGGGTATCACGCACTTCACTTTTACCTGACCAGTGCCCTTCAAAAACTCGATGAGGAGCAAAAAGCTAAAGGAAGAGAATGTCTCACTAGTTACCGTGGAGTTGACAAAAAATTTAGCCAAGATGTTTCTGGCAAGGAGTTTCGGTTTGGTTCTTTTACCTCAAGCAGTGCTGGGTATAAAATAGCTATAGCATTTGGAAGAAAGTCATGCTTTAAGATTGAGACATGCTACGGAGCTGACATTTCACTGTACTCTAAATTTCCAGATGAAAAAGAAGTGCTCATTCCTCCTTATGAGGTCTTTAAAGTCATAAAGATTGAGAAGAGATCTGAGGAGAAGAGTCTTCCGTGTGAGGTGGTCTACGAAGTGCAAAGCACAAGAAAAACATTGTCAAATATGAATTGTgctctctacacacacatatatatgtatatatatataagtgtgggtatttgcttgtttgtgtgtgtttgtctggcatgctattgcattttttttaacaaaagctCAACATGTCATTTGAGAAGTATCAACTTCGAGTTGTtccaaataacacacacagactcagacaTGCTCATTCAAAATGAAATGGTTTGA